The sequence below is a genomic window from Dyadobacter chenwenxiniae.
CCCGAAGCAAAGGTTAGTCTGGTTACATTCGGGCCGGGCGATGAATTATACTCAGGTTTTGGACATAGCGTGCTTTGGATTTACGACCCGGTGCTCCGCATTGATAATGCTTACAGTTACGGAACATTCAGTTTTGACCAGGGCAATTTTTATATCAATTTCATGCGCGGTTACTTGCCATACAGCATTTCGGTTCATCCGCTCGGACCCCAGCTGGACTATTACCGCGCCGAAAACCGATCTATTTCTGAGCAAGTGCTTAACCTCAGCATTCCGCAAAAACAAAAGCTCTTCAATTATCTGGAAACCAATTACCTGCCTCAAAACAGGGTTTATTCCTACAAATTTTTCTACGATAACTGTGCGAGCAGACTGGCCGTTGCATTAAAAGAAGCCTGCGGCGACAGTTTAATTTACAAAGGTTATACGCACGAAAAGCTGAGTTTCAGACAATGGATCGATCGTTATGCATTCAAGCAAAATCCTTGGGCGGACTTTGGCATGGACCTTGCCCTAGGAACGCCCGCAGACGAGATTGCCACGCCCGAACAAGCCACTTTTTTGCCTGATAACCTGGCCATTGCATTCACCGACGCAAGAATGAAGACTGCTTCGGGCCTGACGCCGCTGGTGAAGTCTACAAATGAATATTTCAAAGCCGAGCCCCGAAATTACAGCGGTATTTTTGCGCCAATGAATGTCTTCTGGGCACTTGCGGTGTTAACATTAGGCATCACTTACTGGCAGATCAAAAAGGAGAAGTTGAATTTTCTTTTAGACAAAATACTTTTCTCAATTGTAGGTCTTGCTGGCTGGTTGCTAACCTTACTATGGTTTGCCACCGAGCATCATGATACCAAATGGAATTATGATATTTTGTGGGCGTTTCCGCTGTGGATGCCGCTGATTTTCCAGATTTCGAGAAAGAAGAAACCATCCTGGTTCTCGTTCTTGTTGATATTTTACGGATTTCTCTTACTTTGCGCAACAGGTAATTTGTTAAAACATAATTATGTCGTAATTCCGATTATATTAATACTGGTCATCCGGGTTTACTACATGAATAATTCACTCTCTAAAATTCCCCAGAAAGGATAGTATAGTAATGAATCTCGAACAGCTTACACAACAAACCATAGAAATCGTAAGACAAGCGTCTTCCTTTATCCAGCAGGAAGCAGCCTTGTTTTCGCGGGATAAAATCGAATACAAAGACCTGAACAACCTGGTTTCCTACGTCGATAAGGAAGCGGAAAAATTGCTTGTGGCAGGCTTGAATGCATTGCTTCCCGAAGCAAGTTTCATTACCGAAGAAGGCACCACCGGCCAGGAACCCGACCCGACCGCATTAAACTGGATCATTGATCCGCTGGATGGAACAACCAATTTTATTCACGGCATTCCTGTCTATTGCGTCAGCGTAGGATTGGCGCGAGGAAAGGAATTGCTCGTAGGCGTAATCCACGAACCCAGCCTGAACGAAATGTTCTATGCATGGCAAGGCGGCGGCGCGTGGTGTAATGGCAAGCCCATGAAGGTTTCCAATGTAGAATCGCTGGCCGACAGTCTGATCGCCACAGGTTTCCCCTACTATAAATTCGAAAAGCAGAAGCGCTATATGTACATTCTGGAATTGCTGATGCAAAAAACGCACGGGATCCGGAGAATGGGAGCAGCAGCAGTGGATCTTGCCTACGTTGCCGCCGGCCGTTTTGACGGTTTTTATGAATACAACCTCAATTCCTGGGACATGGCGGCAGGTGTACTAATGATCAAAGAAGGCGGCGGAACCGTAACCGACTTCAACGGAGGCGACAATTACCTCTTCGGAGGCGACATTATAGCCGCCGCAGGAGGCCACAAAGAGCTGGTCGAAGTAATCCGGGAAAATTTTTAAATGGAAAACGTCCGACACACGCTCATTCATCGCAGCGGCGACCGCTCATTCATCGCAGCAGCAACCGCTCATTCATCGCAGCGGCGACCACTCATTCACTCATTCAAAATTACCCCCCATGGACATCGAACAACTCAAATACCCAATAGGCAACTTCCAGCGCCAGGAGCTGTACACACCAGCAGAAGTCAAGTCAAACATTCAGATCATCAGTGCATTACCATCTAAATTTATCAATCTTTTAGGAGGTTGGGACGACGATAGATATAACACACCTTACCGCCCGGATGGCTGGACAATAAGGCAGCTGGTGCACCACGTTGCGGACAGCCACATGAATGCTTACGTGCGTTGTAGATTGGCGATGACCGAGGATAACCCTGTGGTCAAGCCGTATGAAGAACAATTGTGGGCGGAGCTTCCGGATGCAAAAATGGCACAGGTAGAGCTTTCAATCCAGCTGTTGCGTTACATTCATTTGAGGTG
It includes:
- a CDS encoding lipoprotein N-acyltransferase Lnb domain-containing protein, whose translation is MRISIFRLIAFVAVFLLTKTFANAQFATLSPEAKVSLVTFGPGDELYSGFGHSVLWIYDPVLRIDNAYSYGTFSFDQGNFYINFMRGYLPYSISVHPLGPQLDYYRAENRSISEQVLNLSIPQKQKLFNYLETNYLPQNRVYSYKFFYDNCASRLAVALKEACGDSLIYKGYTHEKLSFRQWIDRYAFKQNPWADFGMDLALGTPADEIATPEQATFLPDNLAIAFTDARMKTASGLTPLVKSTNEYFKAEPRNYSGIFAPMNVFWALAVLTLGITYWQIKKEKLNFLLDKILFSIVGLAGWLLTLLWFATEHHDTKWNYDILWAFPLWMPLIFQISRKKKPSWFSFLLIFYGFLLLCATGNLLKHNYVVIPIILILVIRVYYMNNSLSKIPQKG
- a CDS encoding inositol monophosphatase family protein; its protein translation is MNLEQLTQQTIEIVRQASSFIQQEAALFSRDKIEYKDLNNLVSYVDKEAEKLLVAGLNALLPEASFITEEGTTGQEPDPTALNWIIDPLDGTTNFIHGIPVYCVSVGLARGKELLVGVIHEPSLNEMFYAWQGGGAWCNGKPMKVSNVESLADSLIATGFPYYKFEKQKRYMYILELLMQKTHGIRRMGAAAVDLAYVAAGRFDGFYEYNLNSWDMAAGVLMIKEGGGTVTDFNGGDNYLFGGDIIAAAGGHKELVEVIRENF
- a CDS encoding YfiT family bacillithiol transferase, which produces MDIEQLKYPIGNFQRQELYTPAEVKSNIQIISALPSKFINLLGGWDDDRYNTPYRPDGWTIRQLVHHVADSHMNAYVRCRLAMTEDNPVVKPYEEQLWAELPDAKMAQVELSIQLLRYIHLRWVLLLNSMDENDLARTYTHPVTGRVIRLDEVIANYAWHSEHHYQHAFQLAARNNW